In one window of Dermochelys coriacea isolate rDerCor1 chromosome 3, rDerCor1.pri.v4, whole genome shotgun sequence DNA:
- the ZFP36L2 gene encoding mRNA decay activator protein ZFP36L2 isoform X1, whose product MSTTLLSAFYDIDFLCKSEKTLSNLSSMLDKKAVGTPVTSPSSSFAPGFLRRHSTSNLQALANSSKFPSSSGSSSSSSSSSSSSSFGSLKETGTGGGGGGGSSSPTALLNKENKFRDRSFSENGERSQHLMQQLQQQQQQQAGKGGGGGGGGAPINSTRYKTELCRPFEESGACKYGEKCQFAHGFHELRSLTRHPKYKTELCRTFHTIGFCPYGPRCHFIHNADERRPAPGGGTAAPAHPHPHPPPPHPAGSTGDLRAFAPRDPPLGGGGGGFGPQRGAGERPKLHHSLSFSGFSAHHQHGCGQQQPGGRLEAALLESPGGSRTPPPPASASYCDELLSPPCANNAFAFSGQELGSLIAPLALHSPGFAASPAAAAAAVAAAAFYRCQQPPPPPPGGSCPAPPASPPFSFQPLRRLSESPVFDPPPSPPDSLSDRESYLSGSLSSGSLSGSESPSLDSGRRLPIFSRLSVSDD is encoded by the exons ATGTCTACGACACTTTTATCTGCCTTCTATGACATCGACTTCTTGTGCAAG AGTGAGAAAACCCTGAGCAACCTGAGCAGCATGCTGGACAAGAAGGCGGTGGGGACCCCCGTGACCTCGCCCAGCTCCAGCTTCGCGCCGGGCTTTCTGCGAAGGCACTCCACCAGCAACCTGCAGGCTCTGGCCAACAGCTCCAAGTTCCCCAGCTCCTCGGGCTCCAGCTCGTCGTCCTCGTCCTCGTCCTCCTCTTCCTCGTTCGGCAGCCTGAAGGAGACGGGCACGGGCGGCGGGGGAGGCGGCGGGAGCAGCAGCCCCACCGCGCTGCTCAACAAGGAGAACAAGTTCCGGGACCGCTCGTTCAGCGAGAATGGCGAGCGCAGCCAGCACCTgatgcagcagctgcagcagcagcagcagcagcaggcggggaagggcggcggcggcggcggcggcggggcgccCATCAACTCCACGCGCTACAAGACGGAGCTGTGCCGGCCCTTCGAGGAGAGCGGCGCCTGCAAGTACGGCGAGAAGTGCCAGTTCGCGCACGGCTTCCACGAGCTGCGCAGCCTCACGCGCCACCCCAAGTACAAGACCGAGCTGTGCCGCACCTTCCACACCATCGGCTTCTGCCCCTACGGCCCGCGCTGCCACTTCATCCACAACGCCGACGAGCGCCGCCCCGCGCCCGGAGGGGGCACGGCCGCGcccgcccacccccacccccacccgccgcCGCCTCACCCCGCCGGCAGCACCGGGGACCTGCGCGCCTTCGCCCCCCGCGACCCGCCgctgggcggcggcggcggcggcttcgGGCCCCAGCGCGGCGCTGGCGAGCGGCCCAAGCTGCACCACAGCCTGAGCTTCTCCGGCTTCTCCGCCCACCACCAGCACGGCTgcgggcagcagcagcccggCGGGCGGCTGGAGGCGGCGCTGCTCGAGAGCCCCGGCGGGTCCCGCACCCCGCCGCCGCCCGCCTCCGCCTCCTACTGCGACGAGCTGCTCTCCCCGCCCTGCGCCAACAACGCCTTCGCCTTCTcgggccaggagctgggcagcCTCATCGCGCCGCTCGCCCTCCACAGCCCCGGCTTCGCCgccagccccgccgccgccgccgccgccgtaGCGGCCGCCGCCTTCTACCGCtgccagcagccgccgccgccgccgccagggGGGAGCTGCCCGGCGCCGCCCGCCTCGCCCcccttcagcttccagcccctgCGCCGCCTCTCCGAGTCCCCCGTCTTCGACCCGCCGCCCAGCCCCCCGGACTCGCTCTCCGACCGGGAGAGCTACCTGAGCGGCTCCCTCAGCTCCGGCAGCCTGAGCGGCTCCGAGTCCCCCAGCCTGGACTCCGGCAGGCGCCTGCCCATCTTCAGCCGCCTCTCCGTCTCCGACGACTAG
- the ZFP36L2 gene encoding mRNA decay activator protein ZFP36L2 isoform X2 has product MLDKKAVGTPVTSPSSSFAPGFLRRHSTSNLQALANSSKFPSSSGSSSSSSSSSSSSSFGSLKETGTGGGGGGGSSSPTALLNKENKFRDRSFSENGERSQHLMQQLQQQQQQQAGKGGGGGGGGAPINSTRYKTELCRPFEESGACKYGEKCQFAHGFHELRSLTRHPKYKTELCRTFHTIGFCPYGPRCHFIHNADERRPAPGGGTAAPAHPHPHPPPPHPAGSTGDLRAFAPRDPPLGGGGGGFGPQRGAGERPKLHHSLSFSGFSAHHQHGCGQQQPGGRLEAALLESPGGSRTPPPPASASYCDELLSPPCANNAFAFSGQELGSLIAPLALHSPGFAASPAAAAAAVAAAAFYRCQQPPPPPPGGSCPAPPASPPFSFQPLRRLSESPVFDPPPSPPDSLSDRESYLSGSLSSGSLSGSESPSLDSGRRLPIFSRLSVSDD; this is encoded by the coding sequence ATGCTGGACAAGAAGGCGGTGGGGACCCCCGTGACCTCGCCCAGCTCCAGCTTCGCGCCGGGCTTTCTGCGAAGGCACTCCACCAGCAACCTGCAGGCTCTGGCCAACAGCTCCAAGTTCCCCAGCTCCTCGGGCTCCAGCTCGTCGTCCTCGTCCTCGTCCTCCTCTTCCTCGTTCGGCAGCCTGAAGGAGACGGGCACGGGCGGCGGGGGAGGCGGCGGGAGCAGCAGCCCCACCGCGCTGCTCAACAAGGAGAACAAGTTCCGGGACCGCTCGTTCAGCGAGAATGGCGAGCGCAGCCAGCACCTgatgcagcagctgcagcagcagcagcagcagcaggcggggaagggcggcggcggcggcggcggcggggcgccCATCAACTCCACGCGCTACAAGACGGAGCTGTGCCGGCCCTTCGAGGAGAGCGGCGCCTGCAAGTACGGCGAGAAGTGCCAGTTCGCGCACGGCTTCCACGAGCTGCGCAGCCTCACGCGCCACCCCAAGTACAAGACCGAGCTGTGCCGCACCTTCCACACCATCGGCTTCTGCCCCTACGGCCCGCGCTGCCACTTCATCCACAACGCCGACGAGCGCCGCCCCGCGCCCGGAGGGGGCACGGCCGCGcccgcccacccccacccccacccgccgcCGCCTCACCCCGCCGGCAGCACCGGGGACCTGCGCGCCTTCGCCCCCCGCGACCCGCCgctgggcggcggcggcggcggcttcgGGCCCCAGCGCGGCGCTGGCGAGCGGCCCAAGCTGCACCACAGCCTGAGCTTCTCCGGCTTCTCCGCCCACCACCAGCACGGCTgcgggcagcagcagcccggCGGGCGGCTGGAGGCGGCGCTGCTCGAGAGCCCCGGCGGGTCCCGCACCCCGCCGCCGCCCGCCTCCGCCTCCTACTGCGACGAGCTGCTCTCCCCGCCCTGCGCCAACAACGCCTTCGCCTTCTcgggccaggagctgggcagcCTCATCGCGCCGCTCGCCCTCCACAGCCCCGGCTTCGCCgccagccccgccgccgccgccgccgccgtaGCGGCCGCCGCCTTCTACCGCtgccagcagccgccgccgccgccgccagggGGGAGCTGCCCGGCGCCGCCCGCCTCGCCCcccttcagcttccagcccctgCGCCGCCTCTCCGAGTCCCCCGTCTTCGACCCGCCGCCCAGCCCCCCGGACTCGCTCTCCGACCGGGAGAGCTACCTGAGCGGCTCCCTCAGCTCCGGCAGCCTGAGCGGCTCCGAGTCCCCCAGCCTGGACTCCGGCAGGCGCCTGCCCATCTTCAGCCGCCTCTCCGTCTCCGACGACTAG